A stretch of Mucilaginibacter terrae DNA encodes these proteins:
- a CDS encoding DUF808 domain-containing protein, with protein MASGFFAILDDIGALMDDVAVTTKLAARKTAGILGDDLAVNAEKATGFLSSRELPVLWAITKGSFINKLIIVPIALLLSAFYPPAIKVILLLGGFYLAYEGVEKIVEFLFHRDKTGHEVVKEAEQDDKDAEKTKVKSAIATDFILSIEIVIIALGSVANETLIKQILTVSAVAILATVGVYGIVALIVRMDDAGFNLIKRSGDKGFLAGLGKLLVKALPVIIKILGVVGTVALILVAGGIFVHNIEYLHHLLGGLPSIFGELAMGILAGLVAIPVMAGGKKLLAAVKA; from the coding sequence ATGGCTTCCGGTTTTTTTGCAATTTTAGATGATATAGGTGCTTTAATGGACGATGTGGCCGTTACCACCAAACTGGCCGCACGTAAAACGGCAGGCATTTTGGGCGATGATTTGGCCGTTAATGCCGAGAAGGCCACAGGTTTTTTATCATCACGGGAGTTGCCGGTGTTGTGGGCCATTACCAAGGGCTCATTCATTAATAAATTGATCATAGTACCCATCGCCTTGCTGCTGAGCGCTTTTTATCCGCCGGCTATTAAGGTGATCTTGCTTTTAGGCGGATTTTACCTGGCTTACGAAGGCGTGGAGAAGATCGTCGAGTTCCTGTTTCATCGTGATAAAACCGGGCACGAGGTGGTTAAAGAAGCCGAACAAGATGATAAGGATGCAGAAAAAACGAAGGTCAAATCGGCCATTGCTACTGATTTTATTCTTTCTATCGAAATTGTAATTATAGCACTTGGCAGCGTTGCCAATGAAACTTTGATCAAGCAGATACTCACCGTTTCGGCAGTAGCTATTTTGGCTACAGTTGGTGTTTATGGTATTGTAGCATTAATTGTGCGCATGGACGATGCCGGGTTCAATCTCATTAAACGCTCTGGCGATAAGGGTTTTTTAGCGGGATTGGGCAAATTACTGGTTAAAGCCCTGCCCGTAATCATCAAAATTTTAGGTGTGGTAGGTACCGTTGCCTTGATACTGGTTGCCGGAGGTATATTTGTGCACAACATCGAATACCTGCACCACCTACTGGGAGGCCTACCCTCCATATTTGGCGAATTGGCCATGGGCATACTTGCCGGACTGGTTGCCATACCTGTAATGGCCGGTGGCAAGAAGCTGTTAGCGGCGGTTAAAGCATAA
- a CDS encoding RNA polymerase sigma factor gives MHDNPSSAEQELIQRCKSGSLKYQEQLYKQFYGYAMGVGLRYCDSRDDALEVVNDSFIKVFNTIQTYNIERSFKAWMRRIIINTSIDRRRKDLKYQLHTDMEYANHIGDNYTAVNQLNAKDILKLMDDLPAIQRTIFNLYEIDGYNHDEIAEMLNIPSSSSRVYLSRAKEKLRKALTTEAHTP, from the coding sequence ATGCACGATAACCCCAGCAGCGCCGAACAGGAACTGATTCAGCGCTGTAAATCAGGCTCATTAAAATACCAGGAACAGCTTTACAAGCAGTTCTATGGCTATGCTATGGGTGTAGGTTTGCGTTATTGCGACAGCCGGGACGATGCGTTGGAAGTGGTGAACGACTCGTTTATTAAAGTATTCAATACCATACAAACGTATAATATTGAGCGCTCGTTTAAAGCGTGGATGCGCCGCATTATTATCAACACATCGATTGACCGCCGCCGTAAAGACCTTAAATACCAATTGCATACCGATATGGAATACGCTAATCATATTGGTGATAATTATACAGCTGTAAACCAGCTTAATGCAAAAGATATACTAAAGTTAATGGATGATTTACCCGCTATACAGCGTACCATATTTAACCTGTATGAAATTGATGGTTACAACCATGATGAAATTGCCGAAATGCTGAATATACCCTCGAGCTCGTCAAGAGTGTATTTGAGCCGTGCCAAAGAGAAATTAAGAAAAGCATTAACCACAGAAGCACATACGCCATGA
- a CDS encoding group III truncated hemoglobin codes for MEAQREILSLDDVKLLVNTFYGKIREDDLLSPIFNKRIEDRWPEHLQKMYNFWQTLLLDEHTYHGRPFPPHANMPVKHEHFERWKALFNETVDELFNGEKAEEAKSRAYNIAKMFEIKVAHFQGNRGAIM; via the coding sequence ATGGAAGCACAGCGGGAAATATTAAGCCTTGATGATGTAAAACTACTCGTAAATACCTTTTACGGAAAAATACGCGAGGACGATTTGCTATCCCCGATCTTCAACAAACGTATTGAAGACCGCTGGCCCGAGCACCTGCAAAAGATGTACAACTTTTGGCAAACGCTGCTGCTTGATGAACATACTTACCACGGCCGCCCCTTTCCGCCGCATGCCAACATGCCCGTCAAGCACGAACATTTTGAACGCTGGAAAGCTTTATTTAACGAAACTGTAGATGAATTGTTCAACGGCGAAAAAGCCGAAGAAGCCAAGAGCCGTGCCTACAACATTGCCAAAATGTTCGAGATCAAAGTGGCCCATTTTCAGGGGAACCGTGGGGCTATTATGTAA
- a CDS encoding ABC transporter permease: MNFSSFIAQRLTFQSKRTFSKLIVRIAIVGIMLGLGVMILSIAIVKGFKREIQDKVRGFAGDIQITKFDNNFSYENSPFMVDTGFVRKVQASPLVKEIMPYATKPGIIKANGEIEGVVLKGVDKSYDWGIFKSTLVGGKVIDFADSAASQNQVMLSSRIANRLKLKVGDDLLMYFIQEPMRKRKLNIVGVYSVGVEDVDKTFVIGNLALIQRLNGWTHREAGGFEIQIKDFDNLTQASNEVNTVLPTYLRLYTINETYPAIFEWLSLLDVNTQVMLVLMIIVATINMISALLIMILERTAMIGMFKALGATNWSIQSVFLYNAAYLIGVGLLLGNTFGLGISWFQQKTHFFKLDQASYYMNFVPIELTVFDVVVLNVGTLVICLVVLLLPSMLVSRIQPVKAIRFK; the protein is encoded by the coding sequence TTGAATTTTTCATCATTTATTGCTCAGCGGCTTACTTTTCAAAGCAAGCGCACATTTTCAAAGCTGATTGTGCGTATTGCCATTGTGGGCATAATGCTCGGTTTAGGCGTAATGATACTTTCAATAGCTATTGTAAAAGGCTTTAAACGGGAGATACAAGACAAGGTGCGGGGCTTTGCCGGCGATATACAGATCACCAAGTTCGATAATAACTTTTCGTACGAGAATTCACCCTTTATGGTTGATACCGGCTTTGTTCGTAAGGTTCAGGCCAGTCCGCTGGTTAAAGAAATTATGCCCTACGCCACTAAGCCAGGCATTATAAAAGCCAACGGCGAAATTGAAGGCGTGGTATTAAAAGGGGTGGATAAGAGCTACGACTGGGGCATTTTTAAAAGCACCCTCGTAGGCGGAAAGGTAATTGACTTTGCCGATTCGGCCGCATCGCAAAACCAGGTTATGCTATCCAGCCGTATTGCAAACCGGCTAAAGCTTAAGGTGGGCGATGATTTGCTGATGTACTTTATTCAGGAACCTATGCGCAAGCGTAAGCTCAATATTGTGGGCGTATACAGCGTTGGGGTAGAGGATGTAGACAAAACCTTTGTAATTGGCAACCTGGCACTAATACAACGCCTGAACGGATGGACGCACCGCGAAGCCGGTGGTTTTGAAATTCAGATAAAAGATTTTGACAATTTAACACAGGCCAGCAACGAGGTGAACACCGTACTGCCCACTTACCTGCGTTTGTACACCATAAACGAAACCTACCCGGCAATATTTGAGTGGCTTAGCCTGCTTGATGTAAATACACAGGTAATGCTTGTACTCATGATCATTGTAGCTACCATCAACATGATTTCGGCCCTGCTGATCATGATATTGGAGCGCACAGCCATGATCGGTATGTTTAAAGCATTAGGCGCAACTAACTGGAGCATACAATCGGTATTTTTATATAATGCCGCATATTTAATTGGCGTAGGTCTGTTGCTGGGTAATACCTTTGGCTTAGGTATAAGCTGGTTTCAGCAAAAAACACATTTTTTCAAGCTCGACCAGGCATCTTACTACATGAACTTTGTACCTATCGAGCTCACGGTTTTTGATGTGGTTGTACTCAATGTAGGCACATTGGTTATTTGTTTGGTGGTGTTGTTATTGCCATCAATGCTGGTAAGCCGTATACAGCCTGTTAAAGCAATCCGCTTTAAGTAA
- the fmt gene encoding methionyl-tRNA formyltransferase: MRIIFMGTPDFAVASLQALLEAGCNIVGVVTAPDKPAGRGQKLSESAVKQYAVSQGLRVLQPEKLRDPEFLLQLQNLKADLQVVVAFRMLPEVVWSMPPKGTINLHASLLPQYRGAAPINWAIINGEPESGATTFFIKQEIDTGAILFKEKITIDDDVTAGEYHDRLMIKGAGLLVKTVKAIESGRYTEQPQDQLTDGQELKHAPKIFKEDCRINWNQPVDKVYNMIRGLSPYPAAFTELNGKTFKIYKIAKESSAPEVEPGKYLTDNKTYLKFACTHGYISVTEAQLEGKKRMGIEEFLRGVKL, encoded by the coding sequence ATGAGAATAATATTCATGGGCACGCCCGATTTTGCCGTGGCATCATTACAGGCGTTGTTAGAGGCTGGTTGCAATATAGTGGGCGTAGTTACCGCGCCCGATAAGCCTGCAGGCCGGGGGCAAAAATTGAGCGAATCGGCCGTTAAGCAGTATGCGGTATCGCAGGGTTTAAGGGTTTTACAGCCCGAAAAACTGCGCGACCCAGAATTTTTACTCCAACTCCAAAACCTCAAAGCCGATCTGCAGGTAGTTGTGGCTTTCCGTATGTTGCCCGAAGTGGTTTGGAGTATGCCACCAAAAGGAACCATTAACCTGCATGCTTCGCTGCTGCCCCAATACCGGGGTGCTGCCCCAATAAACTGGGCTATTATTAACGGCGAACCCGAAAGTGGGGCTACTACCTTTTTTATTAAGCAAGAGATCGATACCGGGGCCATTCTGTTTAAAGAAAAAATAACCATCGACGATGATGTAACTGCAGGCGAGTATCACGACCGCCTTATGATCAAAGGTGCCGGACTGTTGGTAAAAACGGTAAAAGCTATTGAAAGCGGCCGGTACACCGAGCAGCCTCAAGACCAGCTGACCGATGGCCAGGAACTGAAACATGCCCCTAAAATTTTTAAAGAAGACTGCCGTATAAACTGGAACCAACCGGTTGATAAAGTTTATAACATGATACGCGGCTTAAGCCCCTACCCGGCTGCCTTTACCGAGCTAAACGGTAAAACATTTAAGATATACAAGATTGCAAAAGAATCATCTGCACCTGAGGTTGAACCGGGCAAATACCTAACAGATAATAAAACCTACCTGAAATTTGCCTGTACCCATGGCTACATCAGCGTAACCGAGGCACAATTAGAAGGCAAAAAACGCATGGGCATTGAAGAGTTTTTGCGCGGCGTGAAATTGTAA
- the mnmD gene encoding tRNA (5-methylaminomethyl-2-thiouridine)(34)-methyltransferase MnmD, producing the protein MNLSIVTTADGSKSIYNAEVGENYHSKHGALQESKHVFLNTGLKHFLAAADAKQASVLEVGFGTGLNFLLTADYCTSEQIKLNYTGIEAYPLSPEMIAQTGYNEYVPGHIWSGLQQNYQEALQNPVQLNNFTELHIAHTQLLNYATDQQFNVIYFDAFAAIHQPHMWNEEAIGHTVKYLAPGGVFVTYAITGNLKRMLKGMGLKVEKAPGAPGKREMLRATKPL; encoded by the coding sequence ATGAATCTATCCATCGTTACCACAGCCGACGGCTCCAAAAGCATTTATAATGCCGAGGTGGGCGAAAACTATCACTCCAAACACGGGGCTTTGCAAGAGAGCAAGCATGTATTTTTAAATACAGGTTTAAAGCACTTCTTAGCTGCCGCTGATGCAAAACAAGCATCGGTGCTGGAAGTAGGCTTTGGTACAGGATTGAACTTTTTACTAACTGCCGATTATTGTACATCGGAGCAAATTAAGCTCAACTATACAGGCATTGAGGCTTATCCCCTTTCGCCGGAGATGATCGCACAAACGGGTTATAATGAATATGTGCCCGGTCATATATGGTCGGGCTTGCAGCAAAATTATCAGGAGGCCTTACAAAACCCTGTACAACTTAATAATTTTACGGAGTTGCACATAGCGCACACCCAACTGCTCAACTACGCTACCGATCAACAATTCAACGTAATTTACTTTGATGCTTTTGCGGCCATTCATCAGCCCCATATGTGGAATGAGGAAGCTATTGGGCATACCGTTAAGTACTTAGCCCCCGGTGGCGTATTTGTTACCTATGCTATTACCGGCAATTTAAAACGCATGCTTAAAGGCATGGGGCTAAAGGTTGAAAAAGCCCCCGGCGCACCCGGCAAGCGCGAAATGCTGCGGGCCACAAAACCGCTTTAA
- the mazG gene encoding nucleoside triphosphate pyrophosphohydrolase encodes MALIPPATAHKPDTAFTRLLHIMDDLRENCPWDKKQTLESLRHLTIEETYELSDAILGNDLNEIKKELGDVMLHLVFYARIASETNAFNITDVLNSICDKLINRHPHIYSDTEVNDEADVKRNWEKIKLQEGNKSVLGGVPASLPALVKASRIQEKARGIGFDWENKSQVWEKVEEEMQEFRDEFNAEDDSVIDHDRAESEFGDLMFSLINYARFININPEDALEKTNRKFIKRFQHLEKRAQENGKLLQDMTLAEMDIYWNEAKKL; translated from the coding sequence ATGGCTCTAATCCCCCCTGCTACCGCTCATAAACCCGATACCGCATTTACACGCCTGCTCCATATCATGGATGATTTGCGCGAAAACTGTCCGTGGGATAAAAAGCAAACCCTCGAAAGTTTACGCCATCTTACCATCGAAGAAACCTACGAACTATCTGACGCTATTTTGGGTAATGACTTAAACGAAATTAAAAAAGAGCTGGGCGATGTGATGTTGCACCTCGTTTTTTACGCCCGTATTGCATCCGAAACCAACGCCTTTAACATTACCGATGTACTGAACAGCATATGCGATAAACTGATTAACCGGCACCCGCACATTTACAGCGATACAGAGGTTAATGATGAGGCCGACGTAAAGCGCAACTGGGAAAAGATAAAACTGCAGGAAGGTAACAAATCGGTACTGGGTGGTGTACCTGCCTCCTTGCCTGCGCTGGTCAAAGCATCGCGCATACAGGAAAAAGCCCGGGGTATTGGTTTCGACTGGGAAAACAAAAGCCAGGTTTGGGAAAAGGTGGAGGAGGAAATGCAGGAGTTCAGGGATGAATTTAATGCCGAGGACGACAGCGTGATCGACCACGACCGCGCCGAAAGCGAGTTTGGCGACCTGATGTTTTCTTTGATCAATTACGCGAGGTTCATTAACATCAACCCTGAGGATGCGCTTGAAAAAACCAATCGTAAATTCATTAAACGCTTCCAGCATCTCGAAAAACGCGCACAGGAAAACGGCAAGCTGTTACAAGACATGACCCTGGCCGAAATGGACATTTACTGGAACGAAGCAAAAAAATTATAA
- a CDS encoding exo-beta-N-acetylmuramidase NamZ family protein — protein MKNIGFSIGCLLLNLTASCGTTKNTNQATAQAKATEVVQQAQQVQINAQIISAADQTELYISYLKGRNIGMVVNPTSIIGKNKIPLVDSLVKRGIAIKKIYGPEHGFRGDASDGATVNNAVDSKTGIPVISLYGNKTKPTPADLKGIDLMIFDIQDVGARFYTYISTLHYIMEACAENNIELMVLDRPNPNGFYVDGPVLDTAYKSFVGMHPIPVVHGMTIAEYAQMINGEGWLKNKVKCKLKVIKVANYNHNLPYVLPISPSPNLNSAQSILLYPGICFFEGTTLSLGRGTMFPFQVVGHPALKGKYSFSFTPKSIPGMSDNPPQKNVECFGTDYRNYDTGLIRKSAKLDLEWLLSFYQNFPDKTKFFNAYFTKLAGSTQLQKQIEVGQTEAQIRQSWQPGLSKFKEVRNKYLLYN, from the coding sequence ATGAAAAACATTGGCTTTAGTATTGGCTGCCTGCTGTTAAACTTAACGGCGTCGTGTGGCACTACAAAAAACACCAATCAGGCAACCGCACAGGCAAAGGCTACGGAGGTGGTGCAGCAAGCTCAGCAAGTTCAAATTAATGCACAAATCATTTCAGCTGCCGATCAAACTGAGCTATACATCAGCTATTTAAAAGGCCGCAACATAGGCATGGTAGTTAATCCTACATCCATCATCGGCAAAAACAAAATACCCTTGGTTGATAGCCTGGTGAAGCGCGGGATTGCCATAAAAAAAATATATGGGCCCGAGCATGGTTTCAGGGGCGATGCCAGCGATGGTGCTACGGTAAACAACGCAGTGGATAGTAAAACAGGCATACCTGTAATATCACTATACGGCAATAAAACCAAACCTACCCCGGCCGATCTAAAAGGCATCGACCTGATGATTTTTGATATTCAGGATGTAGGCGCACGCTTTTACACCTACATATCAACCCTGCATTACATTATGGAGGCCTGCGCCGAAAACAATATTGAGCTGATGGTGCTCGACCGCCCTAACCCTAACGGCTTTTATGTAGATGGCCCTGTGTTGGATACGGCTTACAAATCATTCGTGGGTATGCATCCCATCCCTGTGGTACACGGCATGACCATTGCCGAATATGCCCAGATGATAAACGGCGAGGGCTGGCTTAAAAACAAGGTAAAGTGCAAGCTTAAAGTTATTAAGGTAGCTAACTACAATCATAACCTGCCTTATGTATTGCCTATCAGCCCGTCACCTAACCTTAATTCGGCACAGTCTATACTGTTATACCCTGGTATATGCTTTTTTGAGGGAACAACCTTAAGTCTTGGCCGAGGTACCATGTTCCCTTTTCAGGTGGTTGGGCATCCGGCGCTGAAGGGCAAATACTCATTTTCGTTTACGCCTAAAAGCATACCAGGCATGAGCGATAATCCGCCGCAAAAGAATGTGGAATGTTTTGGCACCGATTACCGTAATTATGATACTGGCCTGATACGCAAAAGCGCCAAACTTGATCTCGAATGGCTACTTTCGTTTTATCAAAACTTTCCCGACAAAACAAAGTTTTTTAACGCCTACTTTACCAAACTGGCCGGTTCAACCCAGCTACAAAAGCAAATAGAAGTAGGCCAAACCGAAGCCCAGATACGCCAAAGCTGGCAGCCGGGCTTGAGCAAGTTTAAAGAAGTTAGGAACAAGTATTTATTGTACAATTAA
- a CDS encoding MBL fold metallo-hydrolase: MQKVIFAPHMLIHQFYDTDLAHASYAVLRAGQIVVIDPARNPQPYYDFAALHEADIVGVIETHPHADFVSSHLEIHETTDATIYVSRLLGAAYPHQTFDEGDVITLADIKLKALNTPGHSPDSICVLVEDENGQSTTLFSGDTLFVGDVGRPDLREEAGNVTAKKEDLARQMYQSTRHKLMTLPEDVVVYPAHGPGSLCGKNMSPDLHSTIGRELRENYALQLMDELKFVNELTADQPFAPTYFGYDVELNKNGAPAYEQSLQGVERLPAGAQLQSDVLVVDTRPKVDFNKGHLKNAINIQLQGKFETWLGAIVEPKEPFYLVAADAEKLELAISRAAKIGYELQIKGALTNPVQATEKPAELDLADFKANPQNYTVVETRNWNEINAGLIFDDALAIPLPEVRKRIAEIPTDRPIVVHCAAGYRSAAARSIIAAQITNVPVFDLGEAIVEFK, encoded by the coding sequence TTGCAAAAGGTTATCTTTGCGCCACACATGCTTATACATCAGTTTTACGATACCGACCTTGCCCATGCTTCTTACGCCGTGCTTCGTGCCGGCCAAATTGTAGTGATTGATCCGGCCCGCAACCCGCAGCCTTATTATGATTTTGCGGCCTTGCACGAGGCCGATATTGTGGGCGTAATTGAAACCCACCCCCATGCCGATTTTGTAAGCTCACACCTCGAAATTCATGAAACCACCGATGCTACCATTTACGTGAGCCGTCTGCTGGGTGCAGCCTATCCGCACCAAACGTTTGACGAGGGCGATGTAATTACCCTGGCCGATATTAAACTGAAAGCCCTGAATACGCCGGGCCACTCGCCCGATTCGATCTGTGTGCTGGTTGAGGATGAGAACGGTCAAAGCACTACCCTATTTAGTGGCGATACGCTATTTGTAGGCGATGTTGGCCGCCCCGATCTACGCGAAGAGGCCGGTAACGTTACTGCCAAAAAAGAAGATCTGGCGAGACAGATGTACCAAAGCACCCGCCACAAACTCATGACTTTGCCTGAAGATGTGGTGGTTTACCCTGCGCACGGCCCCGGCTCGTTATGCGGTAAAAACATGAGCCCCGATTTGCACAGCACCATAGGCCGCGAACTGCGCGAGAACTATGCCTTGCAATTAATGGACGAACTGAAGTTTGTGAACGAATTAACCGCCGACCAGCCCTTTGCCCCTACTTATTTTGGGTATGATGTAGAGCTGAATAAAAACGGAGCCCCGGCTTATGAGCAATCGTTACAAGGCGTTGAGCGCTTACCTGCCGGTGCCCAACTACAAAGCGATGTGTTAGTGGTTGATACCCGCCCTAAGGTCGATTTTAATAAAGGGCACCTTAAAAACGCCATCAACATACAATTACAAGGCAAGTTTGAAACCTGGCTGGGTGCTATTGTGGAGCCTAAAGAGCCTTTTTACCTGGTAGCTGCAGACGCCGAAAAGCTGGAACTGGCTATAAGTCGTGCCGCTAAAATTGGCTATGAACTGCAAATAAAAGGTGCGCTAACCAACCCCGTGCAAGCCACCGAAAAACCGGCCGAACTTGATTTAGCCGACTTTAAAGCCAACCCGCAAAACTATACCGTTGTAGAAACCCGCAACTGGAATGAAATAAACGCCGGACTCATTTTTGATGATGCCTTAGCCATCCCACTACCCGAGGTACGTAAGCGCATAGCCGAAATACCAACCGACAGGCCCATTGTGGTACATTGTGCCGCCGGATACCGTTCGGCAGCAGCACGCAGCATTATTGCCGCGCAAATTACCAATGTACCGGTGTTTGATTTGGGCGAGGCCATAGTGGAATTTAAATAG
- a CDS encoding response regulator transcription factor: protein MKDKTQSSLLTRSKVNKPETDHTQQQLYLEAVKAFARLTYESVYVINYEDMSFEYVSQNPLFLCGYTADEVLAMGYDFYFKNVTEPDLQLLTVINNAGFDFYDKLPPADRKLYSISYDFHLVNKDGNRTLVNHKLTPLFLTADQKIWKSMCIVSISHYQTAGNVFIHKQGSDNTWQLDLTTGLWRKNSKPKLSQRETEILRLHAQGLTINQIAEKIFIAPDTVKYHRRRIFEQLNVKNMVEALGYAVSSRII, encoded by the coding sequence ATGAAAGATAAAACACAATCGAGCCTGTTAACCCGTAGTAAAGTTAATAAACCCGAAACCGACCATACACAACAGCAACTTTATCTTGAAGCGGTAAAGGCTTTTGCACGGCTAACATACGAGAGTGTTTATGTGATCAACTACGAGGACATGTCGTTTGAGTACGTGTCACAAAATCCTTTGTTTTTGTGCGGGTATACGGCTGATGAGGTGCTGGCCATGGGTTACGATTTTTATTTTAAAAACGTAACCGAACCCGATTTACAGCTGCTTACTGTAATTAATAATGCCGGGTTCGATTTTTATGATAAGCTGCCCCCGGCCGATCGCAAGCTGTACAGCATTAGCTATGATTTTCATTTGGTAAATAAAGATGGCAACCGTACACTCGTTAACCACAAGCTTACGCCCTTGTTTTTAACGGCCGACCAAAAGATCTGGAAATCCATGTGTATCGTGTCTATATCGCACTATCAAACGGCAGGCAATGTATTTATACACAAGCAGGGGAGCGACAATACCTGGCAGCTTGACCTGACCACCGGCCTGTGGCGCAAAAACAGTAAACCCAAACTCAGCCAGCGCGAAACCGAAATTTTGCGCCTCCACGCCCAGGGCCTCACCATAAACCAAATAGCCGAAAAAATATTTATAGCCCCCGACACGGTAAAATATCACCGCCGCCGCATATTTGAGCAGTTAAATGTGAAGAATATGGTAGAAGCGTTGGGTTATGCGGTGAGTAGCAGGATTATTTGA